Proteins encoded together in one Balearica regulorum gibbericeps isolate bBalReg1 chromosome 3, bBalReg1.pri, whole genome shotgun sequence window:
- the PREPL gene encoding prolyl endopeptidase-like isoform X3: MKARTSCVGLKNLLQGLSFSVKYYSKHNHLQTIRLSSKIKPKKCYILDCSGSTYTCRTAPPGSILPWRFFSCKEGTKIPSKRKQNTSIITSELLYKNLVKSEQENWNNISARYEAMTKRIKAKLEELHNRYTFNSGSPRIKFGENVYFEENGCIFLSKADDVDEGNVDILFSTEDLGFSDAFIQRIRISPDQRYMAISVKSENSEEATCVIMKLGHFPIMEKVIPNVFSFEWATNDVLYYTSQKNLKCQNVFMTTFTNQKHTKLVYTEQDARFFVDIYCTKDRRFLTINSNSKTTSEVWLIDCRQPFKLPALVQARTKGVIYHIEHRNDELYILTTYGEPAEYKLMKAPVASSGLENWQLVYALEEKTKLVDLEMFSDHSVMFLKKAGCLYLNVISFVSHSVHSVKLPTWACEFELESHPEHTTSTCYFQLTSPVHPPKRFAYSFKENNLIEQAVQEVPIITNCHTTRLLAKSKDETLVPITVFHNMNSKELHRKPLLVHVYGAYGIDLNMSFKEEKLMLIEEGWILAYCHVRGGGELGLSWHKDGCQHNKLKGLYDLKACIVLLHELGFSQPRYTALAAASAGGVLAGALCNSDPELIRAMVLQAPFVDVLNIMMKTHLPLTIEEQEEWGNPLADEKYMKYIKSYCPYQNIKSQCYPSVFITAYENDQRIPLTGVLRYVQKLRKAALDHARRTNKKGNCIPNIILDIQANGSHCISSWEDSLNEVARHLAFLNKELEVCHLQHQTKSCK, from the exons ATGAAGGCTAGGACGTCATGTGTTGGACTGAAAAATCTGCTCCAAGGGCTGAGCTTCAGTGTCAAATACTACTCTAAGCACAACCATCTTCAGACAATACGTCTTTctagtaaaataaaaccaaaaaaatgctACATCCTGGACTGTTCAGGAAGTACATATACATGCAGGACTGCACCACCTGGAAGCATCCTGCCATGGAGATTCTTTTCCTGCAAG GAAGGAACAAAAATCCCTtccaaaaggaagcaaaatacaTCCATAATAACATCAGAGCTTTTGTACAAGAATCTTGTGAAATCAGAGCAGGAAAACTGGAATAACATTTCAGCAAGATACGAAGCTATGACAAAAAGAATCAAAGCAAAATTAGAAGAATTGCACAACAGATATACCTTCAATTCAGGAAGCCCAAGG ATCAAGTTTGGAGAGAACGTGTACTTTGAAGAGAATGGCtgtatatttctttcaaaagcagatgATG tagATGAAGGAAATGTTGACATTTTATTCAGTACTGAAGATCTTGgtttttctgatgcttttattCAACGGATCAGAATTTCACCAGATCAGAGATACATGGCTATCAGCgtaaaaagtgaaaattctgAAGAGGCAACCTGTGTTATTATGAAACTTGGTCATTTTCCCATCATGGAAAAAGTAATTCCAAATGTATTTAGTTTTG aaTGGGCTACAAATGATGTTCTGTATTATACAAGTCAGAAGAACCTTAAATGCCAGAATGTGTTTATGACCACTTTCACTAATCAGAAACATACAAAGTTAGTTTATACAGAACAAGATGCAAG ATTCTTTGTGGATATATATTGTACAAAAGACAGGCGTTTTCTCACTAtcaacagcaacagcaagacAACCTCAGAAGTTTGGCTGATTGACTGTAGACAACCTTTTAAGTTACCTGCTCTTGTACAAGCACGAACAAAAGGGGTCATTTACCACATTGAGCACAGAAATGACGAGTTATATATTCTTACTACATATGGAGAACCTGCAGAATATAAG ttGATGAAGGCACCAGTAGCTTCCAGTGGCTTGGAGAACTGGCAGTTAGTTTATGCACTGGAAGAGAAAACCAAGCTAGTAGACTTGGAGATGTTCAGTGATCACTCTGTTATGTTCCTGAAGAAGGCTGGTtgtctttatttaaatgtgatttcttttgtttcacattCCGTTCATTCAGTAAAG cTACCTACATGGGCCTGTGAATTTGAATTGGAATCTCATCCTGAACATACCACCAGCACTTGCTATTTTCAGCTCACCTCCCCAGTACACCCCCCTAAGCGTTTTGCatattcatttaaagaaaataatctcattGAGCAAGCTGTGCAAGAGGTACCAATTATTACGAATTGTCACACTACACGTTTACTAGCTAAAAGCAAG GATGAAACTTTGGTGCCAATTACAGTTTTTCATAATATGAATTCTAAAGAGCTACACAGGAAACCACTTCTAGTTCATGTATATGGAGCTTATGGCATAGATTTGAACATGAGCTTTAAAGAAGAGAAGCTGATGTTAATTGAAGAGGGTTGGATATTAGCATATTGCCATGTTAG gGGCGGAGGAGAGCTCGGCCTTAGCTGGCACAAAGATGGATGTCAGCATAATAAACTCAAAGGTCTCTATGACCTTAAGGCTTGCATCGTGCTGTTGCACGAACTAGGATTTTCTCAGCCAAGATACACAGCACTAGCAGCTGCCAGTGCTGGAGGAGTTCTTGCAGGAGCCCTGTGCAACTCTGATCCAGAACTTATCAGAGCCATGGTTTTACAG GCTCCTTTTGTAGATGTTCTAAATATAATGATGAAAACTCATCTGCCACTGACAATTGAAGAACAGGAAGAATGGGGAAATCCATtagcagatgaaaaatatatgaagtaCATCAAAAGCTATTGTCCATACCAGAATATTAAGTCGCAG tGTTATCCTTCAGTTTTTATCACGGCATATGAAAATGATCAACGGATACCACTAACAGGAGTTCTACGATATGTTCAGAAACTTAGGAAGGCTGCACTAGATCATGCCAGGAGAACAAATAAGAAAG GAAACTGCATCCCTAACATCATCTTAGACATCCAGGCAAATGGCAGTCATTGTATTTCATCTTGGGAGGATTCACTGAATGAG gTTGCCAGACACCTTGCTTTTCTGAACAAAGAGCTTGAAGTATGCCATCTCCAGCATCAAACAAAGTCCTGCAAATAA
- the PREPL gene encoding prolyl endopeptidase-like isoform X2 yields the protein MKARTSCVGLKNLLQGLSFSVKYYSKHNHLQTIRLSSKIKPKKCYILDCSGSTYTCRTAPPGSILPWRFFSCKEGTKIPSKRKQNTSIITSELLYKNLVKSEQENWNNISARYEAMTKRIKAKLEELHNRYTFNSGSPRIKFGENVYFEENGCIFLSKADDDEGNVDILFSTEDLGFSDAFIQRIRISPDQRYMAISVKSENSEEATCVIMKLGHFPIMEKVIPNVFSFEWATNDVLYYTSQKNLKCQNVFMTTFTNQKHTKLVYTEQDARFFVDIYCTKDRRFLTINSNSKTTSEVWLIDCRQPFKLPALVQARTKGVIYHIEHRNDELYILTTYGEPAEYKLMKAPVASSGLENWQLVYALEEKTKLVDLEMFSDHSVMFLKKAGCLYLNVISFVSHSVHSVKLPTWACEFELESHPEHTTSTCYFQLTSPVHPPKRFAYSFKENNLIEQAVQEVPIITNCHTTRLLAKSKDETLVPITVFHNMNSKELHRKPLLVHVYGAYGIDLNMSFKEEKLMLIEEGWILAYCHVRGGGELGLSWHKDGCQHNKLKGLYDLKACIVLLHELGFSQPRYTALAAASAGGVLAGALCNSDPELIRAMVLQAPFVDVLNIMMKTHLPLTIEEQEEWGNPLADEKYMKYIKSYCPYQNIKSQCYPSVFITAYENDQRIPLTGVLRYVQKLRKAALDHARRTNKKVIASFIVPGNCIPNIILDIQANGSHCISSWEDSLNEVARHLAFLNKELEVCHLQHQTKSCK from the exons ATGAAGGCTAGGACGTCATGTGTTGGACTGAAAAATCTGCTCCAAGGGCTGAGCTTCAGTGTCAAATACTACTCTAAGCACAACCATCTTCAGACAATACGTCTTTctagtaaaataaaaccaaaaaaatgctACATCCTGGACTGTTCAGGAAGTACATATACATGCAGGACTGCACCACCTGGAAGCATCCTGCCATGGAGATTCTTTTCCTGCAAG GAAGGAACAAAAATCCCTtccaaaaggaagcaaaatacaTCCATAATAACATCAGAGCTTTTGTACAAGAATCTTGTGAAATCAGAGCAGGAAAACTGGAATAACATTTCAGCAAGATACGAAGCTATGACAAAAAGAATCAAAGCAAAATTAGAAGAATTGCACAACAGATATACCTTCAATTCAGGAAGCCCAAGG ATCAAGTTTGGAGAGAACGTGTACTTTGAAGAGAATGGCtgtatatttctttcaaaagcagatgATG ATGAAGGAAATGTTGACATTTTATTCAGTACTGAAGATCTTGgtttttctgatgcttttattCAACGGATCAGAATTTCACCAGATCAGAGATACATGGCTATCAGCgtaaaaagtgaaaattctgAAGAGGCAACCTGTGTTATTATGAAACTTGGTCATTTTCCCATCATGGAAAAAGTAATTCCAAATGTATTTAGTTTTG aaTGGGCTACAAATGATGTTCTGTATTATACAAGTCAGAAGAACCTTAAATGCCAGAATGTGTTTATGACCACTTTCACTAATCAGAAACATACAAAGTTAGTTTATACAGAACAAGATGCAAG ATTCTTTGTGGATATATATTGTACAAAAGACAGGCGTTTTCTCACTAtcaacagcaacagcaagacAACCTCAGAAGTTTGGCTGATTGACTGTAGACAACCTTTTAAGTTACCTGCTCTTGTACAAGCACGAACAAAAGGGGTCATTTACCACATTGAGCACAGAAATGACGAGTTATATATTCTTACTACATATGGAGAACCTGCAGAATATAAG ttGATGAAGGCACCAGTAGCTTCCAGTGGCTTGGAGAACTGGCAGTTAGTTTATGCACTGGAAGAGAAAACCAAGCTAGTAGACTTGGAGATGTTCAGTGATCACTCTGTTATGTTCCTGAAGAAGGCTGGTtgtctttatttaaatgtgatttcttttgtttcacattCCGTTCATTCAGTAAAG cTACCTACATGGGCCTGTGAATTTGAATTGGAATCTCATCCTGAACATACCACCAGCACTTGCTATTTTCAGCTCACCTCCCCAGTACACCCCCCTAAGCGTTTTGCatattcatttaaagaaaataatctcattGAGCAAGCTGTGCAAGAGGTACCAATTATTACGAATTGTCACACTACACGTTTACTAGCTAAAAGCAAG GATGAAACTTTGGTGCCAATTACAGTTTTTCATAATATGAATTCTAAAGAGCTACACAGGAAACCACTTCTAGTTCATGTATATGGAGCTTATGGCATAGATTTGAACATGAGCTTTAAAGAAGAGAAGCTGATGTTAATTGAAGAGGGTTGGATATTAGCATATTGCCATGTTAG gGGCGGAGGAGAGCTCGGCCTTAGCTGGCACAAAGATGGATGTCAGCATAATAAACTCAAAGGTCTCTATGACCTTAAGGCTTGCATCGTGCTGTTGCACGAACTAGGATTTTCTCAGCCAAGATACACAGCACTAGCAGCTGCCAGTGCTGGAGGAGTTCTTGCAGGAGCCCTGTGCAACTCTGATCCAGAACTTATCAGAGCCATGGTTTTACAG GCTCCTTTTGTAGATGTTCTAAATATAATGATGAAAACTCATCTGCCACTGACAATTGAAGAACAGGAAGAATGGGGAAATCCATtagcagatgaaaaatatatgaagtaCATCAAAAGCTATTGTCCATACCAGAATATTAAGTCGCAG tGTTATCCTTCAGTTTTTATCACGGCATATGAAAATGATCAACGGATACCACTAACAGGAGTTCTACGATATGTTCAGAAACTTAGGAAGGCTGCACTAGATCATGCCAGGAGAACAAATAAGAAAG TGATCGCTAGCTTCATTGTTCCAGGAAACTGCATCCCTAACATCATCTTAGACATCCAGGCAAATGGCAGTCATTGTATTTCATCTTGGGAGGATTCACTGAATGAG gTTGCCAGACACCTTGCTTTTCTGAACAAAGAGCTTGAAGTATGCCATCTCCAGCATCAAACAAAGTCCTGCAAATAA
- the PREPL gene encoding prolyl endopeptidase-like isoform X1 gives MKARTSCVGLKNLLQGLSFSVKYYSKHNHLQTIRLSSKIKPKKCYILDCSGSTYTCRTAPPGSILPWRFFSCKEGTKIPSKRKQNTSIITSELLYKNLVKSEQENWNNISARYEAMTKRIKAKLEELHNRYTFNSGSPRIKFGENVYFEENGCIFLSKADDVDEGNVDILFSTEDLGFSDAFIQRIRISPDQRYMAISVKSENSEEATCVIMKLGHFPIMEKVIPNVFSFEWATNDVLYYTSQKNLKCQNVFMTTFTNQKHTKLVYTEQDARFFVDIYCTKDRRFLTINSNSKTTSEVWLIDCRQPFKLPALVQARTKGVIYHIEHRNDELYILTTYGEPAEYKLMKAPVASSGLENWQLVYALEEKTKLVDLEMFSDHSVMFLKKAGCLYLNVISFVSHSVHSVKLPTWACEFELESHPEHTTSTCYFQLTSPVHPPKRFAYSFKENNLIEQAVQEVPIITNCHTTRLLAKSKDETLVPITVFHNMNSKELHRKPLLVHVYGAYGIDLNMSFKEEKLMLIEEGWILAYCHVRGGGELGLSWHKDGCQHNKLKGLYDLKACIVLLHELGFSQPRYTALAAASAGGVLAGALCNSDPELIRAMVLQAPFVDVLNIMMKTHLPLTIEEQEEWGNPLADEKYMKYIKSYCPYQNIKSQCYPSVFITAYENDQRIPLTGVLRYVQKLRKAALDHARRTNKKVIASFIVPGNCIPNIILDIQANGSHCISSWEDSLNEVARHLAFLNKELEVCHLQHQTKSCK, from the exons ATGAAGGCTAGGACGTCATGTGTTGGACTGAAAAATCTGCTCCAAGGGCTGAGCTTCAGTGTCAAATACTACTCTAAGCACAACCATCTTCAGACAATACGTCTTTctagtaaaataaaaccaaaaaaatgctACATCCTGGACTGTTCAGGAAGTACATATACATGCAGGACTGCACCACCTGGAAGCATCCTGCCATGGAGATTCTTTTCCTGCAAG GAAGGAACAAAAATCCCTtccaaaaggaagcaaaatacaTCCATAATAACATCAGAGCTTTTGTACAAGAATCTTGTGAAATCAGAGCAGGAAAACTGGAATAACATTTCAGCAAGATACGAAGCTATGACAAAAAGAATCAAAGCAAAATTAGAAGAATTGCACAACAGATATACCTTCAATTCAGGAAGCCCAAGG ATCAAGTTTGGAGAGAACGTGTACTTTGAAGAGAATGGCtgtatatttctttcaaaagcagatgATG tagATGAAGGAAATGTTGACATTTTATTCAGTACTGAAGATCTTGgtttttctgatgcttttattCAACGGATCAGAATTTCACCAGATCAGAGATACATGGCTATCAGCgtaaaaagtgaaaattctgAAGAGGCAACCTGTGTTATTATGAAACTTGGTCATTTTCCCATCATGGAAAAAGTAATTCCAAATGTATTTAGTTTTG aaTGGGCTACAAATGATGTTCTGTATTATACAAGTCAGAAGAACCTTAAATGCCAGAATGTGTTTATGACCACTTTCACTAATCAGAAACATACAAAGTTAGTTTATACAGAACAAGATGCAAG ATTCTTTGTGGATATATATTGTACAAAAGACAGGCGTTTTCTCACTAtcaacagcaacagcaagacAACCTCAGAAGTTTGGCTGATTGACTGTAGACAACCTTTTAAGTTACCTGCTCTTGTACAAGCACGAACAAAAGGGGTCATTTACCACATTGAGCACAGAAATGACGAGTTATATATTCTTACTACATATGGAGAACCTGCAGAATATAAG ttGATGAAGGCACCAGTAGCTTCCAGTGGCTTGGAGAACTGGCAGTTAGTTTATGCACTGGAAGAGAAAACCAAGCTAGTAGACTTGGAGATGTTCAGTGATCACTCTGTTATGTTCCTGAAGAAGGCTGGTtgtctttatttaaatgtgatttcttttgtttcacattCCGTTCATTCAGTAAAG cTACCTACATGGGCCTGTGAATTTGAATTGGAATCTCATCCTGAACATACCACCAGCACTTGCTATTTTCAGCTCACCTCCCCAGTACACCCCCCTAAGCGTTTTGCatattcatttaaagaaaataatctcattGAGCAAGCTGTGCAAGAGGTACCAATTATTACGAATTGTCACACTACACGTTTACTAGCTAAAAGCAAG GATGAAACTTTGGTGCCAATTACAGTTTTTCATAATATGAATTCTAAAGAGCTACACAGGAAACCACTTCTAGTTCATGTATATGGAGCTTATGGCATAGATTTGAACATGAGCTTTAAAGAAGAGAAGCTGATGTTAATTGAAGAGGGTTGGATATTAGCATATTGCCATGTTAG gGGCGGAGGAGAGCTCGGCCTTAGCTGGCACAAAGATGGATGTCAGCATAATAAACTCAAAGGTCTCTATGACCTTAAGGCTTGCATCGTGCTGTTGCACGAACTAGGATTTTCTCAGCCAAGATACACAGCACTAGCAGCTGCCAGTGCTGGAGGAGTTCTTGCAGGAGCCCTGTGCAACTCTGATCCAGAACTTATCAGAGCCATGGTTTTACAG GCTCCTTTTGTAGATGTTCTAAATATAATGATGAAAACTCATCTGCCACTGACAATTGAAGAACAGGAAGAATGGGGAAATCCATtagcagatgaaaaatatatgaagtaCATCAAAAGCTATTGTCCATACCAGAATATTAAGTCGCAG tGTTATCCTTCAGTTTTTATCACGGCATATGAAAATGATCAACGGATACCACTAACAGGAGTTCTACGATATGTTCAGAAACTTAGGAAGGCTGCACTAGATCATGCCAGGAGAACAAATAAGAAAG TGATCGCTAGCTTCATTGTTCCAGGAAACTGCATCCCTAACATCATCTTAGACATCCAGGCAAATGGCAGTCATTGTATTTCATCTTGGGAGGATTCACTGAATGAG gTTGCCAGACACCTTGCTTTTCTGAACAAAGAGCTTGAAGTATGCCATCTCCAGCATCAAACAAAGTCCTGCAAATAA
- the PREPL gene encoding prolyl endopeptidase-like isoform X8 → MKARTSCVGLKNLLQGLSFSVKYYSKHNHLQTIRLSSKIKPKKCYILDCSGSTYTCRTAPPGSILPWRFFSCKEGTKIPSKRKQNTSIITSELLYKNLVKSEQENWNNISARYEAMTKRIKAKLEELHNRYTFNSGSPRIKFGENVYFEENGCIFLSKADDEWATNDVLYYTSQKNLKCQNVFMTTFTNQKHTKLVYTEQDARFFVDIYCTKDRRFLTINSNSKTTSEVWLIDCRQPFKLPALVQARTKGVIYHIEHRNDELYILTTYGEPAEYKLMKAPVASSGLENWQLVYALEEKTKLVDLEMFSDHSVMFLKKAGCLYLNVISFVSHSVHSVKLPTWACEFELESHPEHTTSTCYFQLTSPVHPPKRFAYSFKENNLIEQAVQEVPIITNCHTTRLLAKSKDETLVPITVFHNMNSKELHRKPLLVHVYGAYGIDLNMSFKEEKLMLIEEGWILAYCHVRGGGELGLSWHKDGCQHNKLKGLYDLKACIVLLHELGFSQPRYTALAAASAGGVLAGALCNSDPELIRAMVLQAPFVDVLNIMMKTHLPLTIEEQEEWGNPLADEKYMKYIKSYCPYQNIKSQCYPSVFITAYENDQRIPLTGVLRYVQKLRKAALDHARRTNKKGNCIPNIILDIQANGSHCISSWEDSLNEVARHLAFLNKELEVCHLQHQTKSCK, encoded by the exons ATGAAGGCTAGGACGTCATGTGTTGGACTGAAAAATCTGCTCCAAGGGCTGAGCTTCAGTGTCAAATACTACTCTAAGCACAACCATCTTCAGACAATACGTCTTTctagtaaaataaaaccaaaaaaatgctACATCCTGGACTGTTCAGGAAGTACATATACATGCAGGACTGCACCACCTGGAAGCATCCTGCCATGGAGATTCTTTTCCTGCAAG GAAGGAACAAAAATCCCTtccaaaaggaagcaaaatacaTCCATAATAACATCAGAGCTTTTGTACAAGAATCTTGTGAAATCAGAGCAGGAAAACTGGAATAACATTTCAGCAAGATACGAAGCTATGACAAAAAGAATCAAAGCAAAATTAGAAGAATTGCACAACAGATATACCTTCAATTCAGGAAGCCCAAGG ATCAAGTTTGGAGAGAACGTGTACTTTGAAGAGAATGGCtgtatatttctttcaaaagcagatgATG aaTGGGCTACAAATGATGTTCTGTATTATACAAGTCAGAAGAACCTTAAATGCCAGAATGTGTTTATGACCACTTTCACTAATCAGAAACATACAAAGTTAGTTTATACAGAACAAGATGCAAG ATTCTTTGTGGATATATATTGTACAAAAGACAGGCGTTTTCTCACTAtcaacagcaacagcaagacAACCTCAGAAGTTTGGCTGATTGACTGTAGACAACCTTTTAAGTTACCTGCTCTTGTACAAGCACGAACAAAAGGGGTCATTTACCACATTGAGCACAGAAATGACGAGTTATATATTCTTACTACATATGGAGAACCTGCAGAATATAAG ttGATGAAGGCACCAGTAGCTTCCAGTGGCTTGGAGAACTGGCAGTTAGTTTATGCACTGGAAGAGAAAACCAAGCTAGTAGACTTGGAGATGTTCAGTGATCACTCTGTTATGTTCCTGAAGAAGGCTGGTtgtctttatttaaatgtgatttcttttgtttcacattCCGTTCATTCAGTAAAG cTACCTACATGGGCCTGTGAATTTGAATTGGAATCTCATCCTGAACATACCACCAGCACTTGCTATTTTCAGCTCACCTCCCCAGTACACCCCCCTAAGCGTTTTGCatattcatttaaagaaaataatctcattGAGCAAGCTGTGCAAGAGGTACCAATTATTACGAATTGTCACACTACACGTTTACTAGCTAAAAGCAAG GATGAAACTTTGGTGCCAATTACAGTTTTTCATAATATGAATTCTAAAGAGCTACACAGGAAACCACTTCTAGTTCATGTATATGGAGCTTATGGCATAGATTTGAACATGAGCTTTAAAGAAGAGAAGCTGATGTTAATTGAAGAGGGTTGGATATTAGCATATTGCCATGTTAG gGGCGGAGGAGAGCTCGGCCTTAGCTGGCACAAAGATGGATGTCAGCATAATAAACTCAAAGGTCTCTATGACCTTAAGGCTTGCATCGTGCTGTTGCACGAACTAGGATTTTCTCAGCCAAGATACACAGCACTAGCAGCTGCCAGTGCTGGAGGAGTTCTTGCAGGAGCCCTGTGCAACTCTGATCCAGAACTTATCAGAGCCATGGTTTTACAG GCTCCTTTTGTAGATGTTCTAAATATAATGATGAAAACTCATCTGCCACTGACAATTGAAGAACAGGAAGAATGGGGAAATCCATtagcagatgaaaaatatatgaagtaCATCAAAAGCTATTGTCCATACCAGAATATTAAGTCGCAG tGTTATCCTTCAGTTTTTATCACGGCATATGAAAATGATCAACGGATACCACTAACAGGAGTTCTACGATATGTTCAGAAACTTAGGAAGGCTGCACTAGATCATGCCAGGAGAACAAATAAGAAAG GAAACTGCATCCCTAACATCATCTTAGACATCCAGGCAAATGGCAGTCATTGTATTTCATCTTGGGAGGATTCACTGAATGAG gTTGCCAGACACCTTGCTTTTCTGAACAAAGAGCTTGAAGTATGCCATCTCCAGCATCAAACAAAGTCCTGCAAATAA